The proteins below come from a single Ruegeria sp. SCSIO 43209 genomic window:
- a CDS encoding APC family permease has product MAKLKREIGLVGLTFISVGGIIGSGWLFGPLLAVQHAGPAAVLSWIIGAVAMFILAITFAEISAMLPIPGGIARVPQFSHGNIVSMAMGWTAWIGYNTTAPIEVEAMLKYLAPYASWLHAADTGELTGAGVSVALLFMLLFVAVNALGVKFFAQVNATLTWAKIAIPIVLSVLLIATRFDVQNFSAPDGFAPYGLKGIMAAVSTGGVIFSFIGFRHVVDMAGEVRNPKFDIPAALVLSIVLCALIYLGLQVAFIGALDPMMIRDGWASLSFGGQGPLDGVIMSVGILWFLSLLNVGSVIGPFGNGLVATGSNARIALALSQNGFLPKRLQILSSFGVPLWALALNFLIGTLFLLTVPFATVIALNGAAIVLSFAVGPIAVVCLRDLMPDHPRSIRIPAVKLVGLTAFAISTLIVYWSGWDTVWRLGIALLIGMALLLIRFHNRLDEMDATEALWLMPYFCGLGLISYMGQFGEGAQKQIPFGWDIVLCAAFSAVIFALAVRSALSDKKFQAYIENEEVLDPAKPVIGL; this is encoded by the coding sequence ATGGCGAAACTGAAGCGGGAAATTGGCCTGGTCGGCCTGACCTTCATTTCGGTTGGAGGAATCATTGGGTCAGGCTGGCTTTTCGGCCCCCTGCTCGCCGTGCAACACGCAGGCCCCGCCGCGGTTCTTTCTTGGATTATTGGCGCCGTTGCGATGTTCATACTGGCAATAACATTCGCCGAGATTTCAGCGATGTTACCTATCCCAGGCGGAATCGCACGCGTCCCTCAGTTCTCACACGGCAACATCGTGTCGATGGCGATGGGATGGACGGCCTGGATTGGCTACAACACCACCGCTCCGATCGAAGTTGAAGCCATGCTTAAATACCTCGCGCCCTACGCGTCATGGCTCCACGCCGCGGATACCGGCGAACTGACCGGCGCTGGTGTTTCGGTCGCCTTGCTGTTCATGTTGCTGTTCGTCGCTGTGAACGCACTAGGCGTGAAATTTTTTGCACAGGTAAATGCAACGCTGACCTGGGCCAAGATTGCCATTCCGATAGTTTTGTCCGTGTTGTTGATCGCGACCCGCTTTGACGTGCAGAATTTCTCCGCACCTGACGGTTTCGCCCCCTACGGCCTGAAAGGCATCATGGCCGCAGTATCAACCGGTGGGGTGATCTTTTCCTTTATAGGTTTCCGGCATGTTGTTGATATGGCAGGAGAAGTTCGAAACCCAAAATTCGACATCCCGGCTGCTCTGGTTCTGTCCATTGTACTATGTGCCTTGATCTACCTTGGATTACAGGTGGCCTTTATCGGCGCGCTTGATCCCATGATGATCCGCGATGGTTGGGCGAGTCTCAGCTTCGGTGGGCAAGGTCCTTTGGATGGCGTCATAATGTCTGTCGGAATATTGTGGTTCCTCAGCTTGCTGAACGTCGGGTCGGTCATCGGCCCGTTTGGCAATGGGTTGGTTGCAACAGGATCGAACGCCCGTATCGCTCTGGCCCTGTCGCAAAACGGGTTCCTGCCGAAACGTTTGCAGATCTTGTCATCGTTCGGAGTACCGCTTTGGGCCTTGGCTCTCAACTTTCTGATTGGCACTCTGTTTTTACTGACGGTCCCGTTCGCAACCGTAATCGCCCTGAACGGGGCCGCGATTGTGCTTTCATTCGCGGTCGGCCCAATCGCCGTGGTGTGTTTACGCGATCTGATGCCTGACCACCCGCGCTCAATCCGTATTCCCGCCGTCAAACTTGTCGGGCTCACGGCCTTCGCGATCTCAACCCTGATCGTCTACTGGAGCGGGTGGGACACGGTCTGGAGGCTGGGAATTGCCCTGCTCATCGGCATGGCGCTGCTGCTGATCCGCTTTCACAATCGGCTCGATGAAATGGACGCGACCGAGGCGCTTTGGCTGATGCCCTATTTCTGTGGTTTGGGGCTGATCTCCTACATGGGTCAGTTTGGAGAAGGCGCGCAAAAGCAGATCCCGTTTGGTTGGGACATTGTGCTGTGTGCGGCATTTTCGGCAGTGATTTTTGCGCTCGCCGTACGCTCGGCGCTGTCAGACAAAAAATTCCAGGCTTACATCGAAAACGAAGAGGTGCTGGACCCGGCCAAACCTGTCATTGGACTTTGA
- the lon gene encoding endopeptidase La, which translates to MQEPLNSSYPVLPLRDIVVFPHMIVPLFVGRDKSVRALEEVMQDDKQILLSSQIDPGEDDPEIDGIYRSGVLANVLQLLKLPDGTVKVLVEGQARVQITEFLENDQFFEARAEYLTEIPGDVTTTEALLRTVADEFERYAKVRKNIPEEALAAVGETTEPAKLADLVSGHLGIEVEQKQELLETLSVSERLEKVYGLMQGEMSVLQVEKKIKTRVKSQMEKTQREYYLNEQMKAIQKELGDGEDGSNEVAELEAKINETKLSKEAREKAEGELKKLKNMSPMSAEATVVRNYLDWILSLPWGTKSRVKKDLGRAQDILDADHYGLEKVKERIVEYLAVQQRSKKLKGPILCLVGPPGVGKTSLGKSVAKATGREFIRISLGGVRDESEIRGHRRTYIGSMPGKIIQALKKAKTTNPLILLDEIDKMGQDFRGDPASAMLEVLDPEQNNTFMDHYLEVEYDLSNVMFLTTSNSYNMPGPLLDRMEIIPLAGYTEEEKSEIAKQHLIDKQVKNHGLKAKEFELTDEALQSIIRTYTREAGVRNLEREIAKVARKSLTKIIKKEAETVKVTPDNLDDFLGVPKFRYGLAEQDDQVGVVTGLAWTSVGGDLLHIEALKLPGKGRMKTTGKLGDVMKESIDAASSYVRSISPQIGVKPPQFDKIDIHVHVPDGATPKDGPSAGLAMVTSIVSVLTGIPVRKDIAMTGEVSLRGNAMPIGGLKEKLLAALRGGIKTVLIPEENEKDLADIPDNVKEGLEIIAVKHVSEVLEQALIRKPESIEWDEAAEEAAAAAAKAAEGAGPSATAH; encoded by the coding sequence ATGCAAGAGCCTCTGAATTCCTCATACCCCGTCCTGCCGCTGCGCGATATCGTGGTCTTCCCACATATGATCGTGCCGCTGTTCGTGGGCCGTGACAAATCGGTCCGCGCCCTGGAAGAGGTGATGCAGGATGACAAGCAAATTCTGTTGTCCAGCCAGATTGATCCTGGTGAGGATGATCCGGAAATCGACGGTATCTACCGCTCGGGCGTTCTGGCCAACGTGCTGCAACTGCTGAAACTGCCCGATGGCACCGTGAAGGTGCTTGTCGAGGGGCAGGCGCGGGTGCAGATCACAGAATTCCTTGAAAACGATCAGTTTTTCGAAGCGCGCGCCGAGTATCTGACCGAGATTCCGGGCGATGTCACCACGACCGAAGCGCTGTTGCGCACCGTCGCGGACGAGTTTGAGCGCTATGCAAAAGTGCGCAAGAATATCCCCGAAGAGGCGCTGGCCGCCGTCGGTGAAACCACCGAGCCTGCAAAGTTGGCCGACCTTGTGTCAGGTCATCTGGGCATCGAGGTTGAACAGAAACAGGAACTGCTTGAGACGCTCTCGGTGAGCGAGCGGCTTGAGAAGGTCTATGGCCTGATGCAGGGCGAGATGTCGGTCCTGCAGGTCGAGAAAAAGATCAAGACCCGCGTCAAATCCCAGATGGAGAAGACGCAGCGCGAGTACTATCTGAATGAGCAGATGAAAGCGATTCAGAAGGAGCTTGGCGATGGGGAGGACGGCAGCAACGAAGTTGCCGAACTGGAAGCCAAGATCAACGAGACCAAGCTGTCGAAAGAGGCGCGCGAAAAGGCCGAGGGTGAGCTGAAAAAGCTCAAGAACATGTCGCCCATGTCGGCTGAAGCGACCGTTGTGCGCAACTATCTGGACTGGATCCTGTCACTGCCGTGGGGCACCAAATCCCGCGTCAAAAAGGATCTGGGTCGCGCGCAGGACATTCTGGATGCCGACCACTATGGACTTGAGAAAGTCAAAGAGCGGATCGTCGAATATCTGGCGGTTCAACAGCGCTCGAAAAAGCTGAAAGGCCCGATCCTGTGCCTTGTTGGCCCTCCGGGTGTGGGTAAAACCTCGCTGGGTAAATCGGTCGCAAAAGCCACTGGGCGCGAATTCATTCGCATCTCGCTGGGTGGTGTGCGCGACGAATCTGAGATTCGTGGCCACCGTCGGACTTATATCGGGTCGATGCCCGGCAAGATCATTCAGGCGCTGAAGAAGGCGAAAACCACAAACCCTCTCATCCTGCTCGATGAAATCGACAAGATGGGGCAGGACTTCCGTGGCGATCCAGCCTCGGCGATGCTGGAGGTGTTGGACCCGGAACAGAACAACACGTTCATGGATCATTATCTTGAGGTCGAATATGACCTGTCCAACGTGATGTTCCTGACCACGTCTAACAGCTACAACATGCCTGGGCCTCTGCTAGACCGGATGGAGATCATCCCGCTGGCCGGTTACACCGAAGAGGAAAAGAGCGAGATCGCCAAGCAACACCTGATCGACAAACAGGTCAAAAACCATGGTCTGAAAGCCAAGGAGTTTGAGCTGACCGATGAGGCGCTGCAATCGATCATCCGCACCTATACCCGCGAGGCGGGTGTGCGGAACCTCGAACGCGAAATCGCCAAAGTGGCGCGGAAATCGTTGACCAAGATCATCAAGAAAGAGGCGGAGACCGTAAAGGTGACGCCCGACAATCTGGATGATTTTCTTGGAGTGCCCAAGTTCCGTTATGGCTTGGCTGAACAGGACGATCAGGTTGGTGTAGTCACTGGCTTGGCTTGGACTTCGGTCGGTGGTGATCTGCTGCATATCGAGGCTCTGAAACTGCCCGGCAAAGGGCGGATGAAGACCACTGGTAAGCTGGGCGATGTGATGAAGGAATCGATCGACGCGGCGTCGTCTTACGTCCGATCAATTTCGCCTCAGATCGGGGTTAAACCGCCGCAGTTCGACAAAATCGATATCCACGTGCACGTGCCCGATGGTGCGACGCCAAAGGATGGTCCGTCTGCGGGCTTGGCTATGGTGACTTCGATTGTTTCGGTCCTGACCGGTATTCCTGTGCGCAAGGACATCGCCATGACAGGCGAGGTTTCGCTGCGCGGCAACGCGATGCCGATTGGCGGGCTGAAAGAAAAACTGCTGGCTGCCCTGCGTGGCGGGATCAAGACCGTCCTCATTCCCGAAGAGAATGAAAAGGATCTGGCAGATATTCCCGACAACGTGAAAGAAGGGCTGGAGATCATCGCGGTCAAACACGTCTCGGAAGTACTGGAGCAAGCGTTGATACGTAAGCCCGAGTCAATTGAGTGGGATGAGGCCGCTGAAGAGGCCGCTGCCGCTGCCGCCAAGGCGGCCGAAGGGGCAGGACCGTCGGCAACAGCCCACTAA
- a CDS encoding DUF6636 domain-containing protein codes for MPRFIVSIAIVLCASTSLADVWTFETPSENIQCVVGQGASVSDLSCTIIERSGAPAFPRPADCQSDWGHDFFMTNTGAVRMLCQPVSHNRDGFDRADYGVTGEFGGFVCHSSKKGLECRNEVGHGFFLSRAKQRVF; via the coding sequence ATGCCTCGCTTTATTGTTTCTATCGCAATCGTTCTTTGCGCATCGACATCTCTTGCGGATGTCTGGACCTTCGAAACCCCGTCCGAGAATATTCAGTGTGTCGTCGGGCAGGGGGCGAGTGTTTCGGACCTGTCTTGCACCATAATTGAGCGCAGCGGAGCGCCTGCGTTCCCGCGCCCGGCGGATTGCCAGTCGGACTGGGGACATGATTTTTTCATGACCAATACGGGCGCCGTCCGCATGCTGTGCCAACCAGTCAGCCATAACCGGGACGGATTTGACCGTGCAGACTACGGCGTAACCGGAGAGTTTGGCGGGTTCGTCTGCCATTCCTCGAAAAAGGGCTTGGAATGTAGAAACGAAGTCGGTCATGGCTTCTTTTTGTCGCGAGCTAAGCAGAGGGTGTTCTGA
- the tgt gene encoding tRNA guanosine(34) transglycosylase Tgt, translating into MTQRFSFDLKSTDGKARTGVINTPRGEVRTPAFMPVGTAATVKAMMPESVRATGADILLGNTYHLMLRPTAERIDRLGGLHKFMNWDRPILTDSGGFQVMSLAGLRKLTEKGVTFKSHVDGSKHELTPERSMEIQRLLGSDIVMCFDECPALPADRDRIADSMRLSMRWAARSREAFGDRPGHALFGIMQGGLEQDLRKESAEALKQVGFEGYAVGGLAVGEGQEAMFSCLDYAPDFLPQDKPRYLMGVGKPDDIVGAVARGIDMMDCVLPSRSGRTGQVFTRYGVVNIKNARHADDPRPLDENCTCPACSSYSRAYLHHVFRSNEMISGMLLTWHNLHYFQEIMQGMRDAISQGTFAEWQSQFHALREQGDIEPL; encoded by the coding sequence ATGACCCAGCGATTTTCTTTCGACCTGAAATCCACCGATGGCAAGGCCCGCACAGGCGTGATCAACACGCCGCGCGGTGAGGTGCGGACGCCGGCGTTCATGCCTGTGGGCACAGCCGCGACCGTCAAGGCGATGATGCCGGAAAGTGTGCGCGCCACGGGTGCCGATATTCTGTTGGGCAACACCTATCATCTGATGCTGCGCCCAACGGCCGAGCGGATCGATCGTTTGGGAGGCCTGCACAAGTTCATGAACTGGGACCGGCCCATCCTGACGGATTCTGGCGGATTTCAGGTGATGTCGCTGGCCGGTCTGCGCAAACTGACCGAGAAGGGCGTGACCTTTAAATCTCACGTCGATGGCTCGAAGCACGAATTGACGCCGGAACGGTCGATGGAAATCCAGCGGCTTTTGGGCTCGGACATCGTCATGTGCTTTGATGAATGCCCTGCGCTGCCCGCCGATCGCGACCGTATCGCCGATTCCATGCGCCTTTCGATGCGGTGGGCTGCGCGGTCGCGCGAAGCGTTTGGAGACCGCCCCGGACATGCCCTGTTTGGGATCATGCAGGGCGGGCTGGAACAAGATCTTCGGAAAGAAAGTGCCGAGGCACTTAAGCAGGTCGGTTTTGAAGGTTACGCCGTCGGCGGCCTTGCCGTGGGTGAGGGGCAGGAGGCCATGTTCAGCTGCCTTGACTATGCGCCCGACTTCTTGCCCCAGGATAAACCGCGTTATCTGATGGGCGTAGGCAAGCCTGATGATATCGTAGGTGCCGTTGCACGCGGGATAGATATGATGGATTGCGTTCTACCTTCGCGGTCGGGTCGCACCGGGCAGGTGTTCACGCGTTACGGTGTGGTCAATATCAAGAACGCCCGCCATGCTGACGACCCACGCCCGCTGGATGAGAACTGCACATGCCCCGCGTGTTCAAGTTATTCTCGGGCCTACTTGCATCACGTGTTCCGCTCGAATGAGATGATCTCGGGCATGCTGCTGACTTGGCACAATCTGCATTACTTTCAGGAAATCATGCAGGGAATGCGGGACGCGATTTCACAGGGCACATTCGCAGAGTGGCAATCGCAATTCCACGCGCTTCGGGAGCAAGGCGATATTGAACCGCTGTAG
- a CDS encoding nucleoside hydrolase, which produces MKLIIDTDPGIDDAMAIAYAAAASEIDLIGLTTVFGNTHVHQSSRNARFLVDKLRLGIPVAQGAPFALGETTHSPSEHVHGPEGFGDLTQIDEIGENHALSAAEFLVDMARSHRGELVVCAVGPLTNIADAMRLDPEFTENLGKLVIMGGAVYCPGNITEHAEANIYHDAKAADEVFAAPPPTILVGLDVTLKTLYETADFDALAERSPDMGGFLRDISRFYLKFYKEIGGLEGCGLHDSTAVIACTHEPMFEMVETGLHVALDGAEIGATRPDPARPPVRVCRDVDGAGVVRLFTDRVASLP; this is translated from the coding sequence ATGAAACTGATTATCGATACAGACCCCGGCATCGACGACGCAATGGCCATTGCCTATGCCGCCGCTGCGTCCGAAATTGACCTGATCGGCCTGACCACCGTGTTCGGCAACACCCATGTGCATCAATCCAGCCGCAATGCGCGGTTTCTGGTGGACAAACTGAGGCTGGGCATACCCGTGGCCCAAGGCGCGCCATTCGCTTTGGGGGAGACCACGCATTCACCTTCGGAACATGTGCACGGCCCCGAAGGCTTTGGTGACCTGACCCAGATTGATGAGATAGGCGAAAACCACGCCCTGTCCGCCGCAGAGTTTCTTGTCGACATGGCGCGCAGCCATCGCGGAGAGCTGGTCGTATGCGCGGTTGGGCCATTGACCAATATCGCTGATGCCATGCGATTGGACCCTGAGTTTACAGAGAATCTTGGCAAGCTCGTCATCATGGGCGGGGCCGTGTACTGCCCGGGCAACATCACCGAACATGCCGAGGCGAATATCTATCACGATGCCAAAGCTGCAGACGAAGTCTTTGCCGCGCCGCCGCCTACGATTCTGGTGGGATTGGATGTGACTCTGAAAACGCTCTACGAGACCGCTGATTTTGATGCGCTCGCTGAACGTTCCCCTGACATGGGTGGTTTTCTGCGTGATATCTCGCGCTTCTATTTAAAGTTCTACAAAGAGATCGGTGGGCTTGAAGGGTGCGGATTGCATGACTCGACTGCCGTTATCGCCTGCACCCATGAACCGATGTTCGAAATGGTCGAAACGGGTTTGCATGTGGCGTTGGACGGGGCTGAGATCGGTGCGACTCGTCCTGACCCTGCACGGCCACCAGTGCGAGTGTGCCGGGATGTCGATGGGGCAGGGGTGGTGCGCCTGTTTACGGACCGTGTAGCCTCGCTGCCCTGA
- a CDS encoding SPFH domain-containing protein, with amino-acid sequence MIEDQIIGLITSNIIYLLAAALIAIVIFKGIKIVPQSEKYVVERFGRLHSVLGPGINFIVPFLDVARHKISILERQLPNATQDAITKDNVLVQIDTSVFYRILEPEKTVYRIRDVDGAIATTVAGIVRAEIGKMDLDEVQSNRAQLIERIQESVETAVDDWGIEVTRAEILDVNLDQATRDAMLQQLNAERARRAQVTEAEGQKRAVELQADAELYAAEQTAKARRISAEAEAYATQVVAKAIQDNGLEAAQYQVALKQVESLNALGNGTGSQTIVVPANALEAFGNAFNMLKGGK; translated from the coding sequence ATGATAGAAGACCAGATTATCGGACTGATTACTTCGAACATTATCTACCTGCTGGCAGCGGCGCTTATTGCCATTGTCATCTTCAAGGGCATCAAGATCGTGCCTCAATCCGAGAAATACGTTGTTGAACGGTTTGGCCGCCTGCATTCGGTGCTTGGGCCCGGGATCAATTTTATCGTTCCTTTTCTAGATGTTGCCCGCCACAAGATATCCATCCTTGAGCGTCAGTTGCCAAACGCAACGCAAGACGCAATTACCAAGGACAATGTTCTGGTGCAGATCGATACTTCGGTGTTCTACCGCATTCTCGAGCCGGAAAAGACGGTCTATCGCATCCGCGATGTCGACGGTGCGATTGCAACGACTGTAGCCGGTATCGTCCGCGCCGAGATCGGTAAGATGGACCTGGATGAAGTGCAATCGAACCGGGCGCAACTGATTGAACGTATTCAGGAAAGCGTAGAAACCGCTGTTGACGATTGGGGGATCGAAGTAACCCGCGCCGAGATTCTGGACGTAAATCTTGATCAGGCCACTCGTGACGCGATGTTGCAACAATTGAACGCCGAACGTGCCCGCCGCGCACAGGTCACCGAGGCCGAGGGCCAAAAGCGTGCCGTTGAGCTGCAGGCAGATGCCGAACTTTATGCGGCAGAGCAGACCGCCAAGGCCCGCCGAATCTCGGCTGAGGCCGAAGCTTATGCGACTCAGGTCGTAGCAAAGGCCATTCAGGACAACGGGCTGGAAGCGGCACAGTATCAGGTTGCGTTGAAACAGGTGGAATCGCTGAACGCCCTGGGCAACGGCACCGGCTCGCAGACCATCGTTGTGCCTGCAAACGCACTTGAAGCCTTCGGCAATGCCTTTAACATGCTTAAAGGAGGAAAATGA
- a CDS encoding NfeD family protein, translating into MADPFWLTWWIWLAGALALGILEVALPGFIFLGFAIGAAITGVVLLIPGLTPSLPVLLLIFAVLSLVAWLVLRRMFALPHGQVKTFKHDIND; encoded by the coding sequence ATGGCCGATCCTTTCTGGCTGACGTGGTGGATTTGGTTGGCCGGAGCGCTCGCTCTGGGCATCCTTGAGGTCGCGCTGCCCGGCTTCATTTTCCTGGGTTTTGCCATCGGTGCAGCCATTACCGGGGTGGTTTTGCTGATCCCTGGCCTCACGCCATCCCTGCCCGTTCTGCTGTTGATATTTGCTGTTCTGTCACTGGTCGCATGGCTGGTTCTGCGCCGTATGTTTGCCTTGCCGCACGGCCAAGTCAAAACCTTCAAGCACGACATCAACGACTGA
- a CDS encoding SUF system Fe-S cluster assembly protein, translating to MTHPSEQFEGSPLIAPSTIDHPLYEPVVEACRTVFDPEIPVNIYDLGLIYTIDITGENAVKVIMTLTAPGCPVAGEMPGWIVEAIEPVAGVKEVDVELTWEPPWGMEMMSDEARLELGFM from the coding sequence ATGACCCACCCCAGTGAACAGTTCGAAGGCAGCCCTCTGATCGCTCCCTCGACCATCGATCACCCGCTCTACGAACCCGTGGTCGAAGCTTGCCGGACGGTGTTTGACCCAGAAATACCGGTCAATATCTACGATCTCGGTCTGATCTATACGATCGACATCACCGGAGAAAACGCGGTCAAGGTGATCATGACCCTCACTGCGCCAGGTTGTCCTGTCGCAGGCGAAATGCCCGGTTGGATCGTGGAAGCAATCGAACCCGTTGCTGGCGTCAAAGAGGTCGACGTCGAACTGACTTGGGAGCCACCTTGGGGCATGGAAATGATGTCAGATGAAGCCCGGCTTGAGCTGGGTTTCATGTAA
- a CDS encoding iron-sulfur cluster assembly accessory protein: protein MFGIPGKQAVTMTPKAAEQIVRLMKSGGHTGLRIGVKKGGCAGMEYTMDYVDDADPNDEVVEQDGARVMIAPMAQMFLFGTEIDYEVSLLEAGFKFRNPNVVDACGCGESIKFDETLAEQR from the coding sequence ATGTTTGGCATTCCCGGCAAACAAGCCGTGACCATGACACCTAAAGCTGCTGAACAGATTGTTCGGCTTATGAAATCCGGCGGTCACACCGGATTGCGCATTGGCGTCAAGAAAGGCGGCTGTGCGGGGATGGAATACACCATGGACTACGTCGATGATGCCGACCCAAACGACGAAGTGGTCGAGCAGGATGGCGCGCGTGTAATGATCGCCCCGATGGCACAGATGTTCCTGTTCGGAACCGAGATCGACTACGAGGTTTCACTGCTTGAGGCCGGTTTCAAGTTCCGAAACCCGAATGTAGTCGATGCATGCGGATGCGGAGAATCGATCAAGTTCGACGAAACCTTGGCTGAACAACGCTAA
- a CDS encoding isopenicillin N synthase family oxygenase produces MIDDLDLAKLDLRDPAEMEKLRHAVRQIGFLTISNSGLDAARVQLVIDAYRDFFRQPDEIKQSVDMAATGANRGWGAPRSEQVDLRANPDFKEVFDSGFELPADDPYAGRGLSVYAPNLWPDGADAFRRTIQSYYSDACSVAIRVLRAIAIAIGRDPNSFDAAFDTPMALLRGNFYPQRPDWAGEKDFGIGAHTDYGCLTLLATDGTPGLEVRMPDGDWQAVNATPGQFIINFGEMLEFWTAGEVKATEHRVKGSVNERISVPLFFNPSYDTNVAPPGSCATIRAGEHLTRRFNETYVHLKAAS; encoded by the coding sequence AAATTGGATCTGCGTGATCCAGCTGAAATGGAAAAGCTGAGACATGCTGTTCGCCAGATCGGATTTCTAACAATCTCCAATTCCGGCCTCGATGCCGCCCGTGTGCAGCTGGTGATTGACGCGTATCGCGATTTTTTTCGTCAACCCGATGAGATCAAGCAGAGCGTCGATATGGCAGCTACGGGTGCCAACCGCGGTTGGGGTGCGCCGCGTTCCGAACAGGTGGATCTCAGGGCGAACCCGGATTTCAAAGAAGTCTTTGATAGCGGTTTTGAACTGCCAGCCGATGATCCCTATGCGGGGCGGGGATTAAGTGTGTATGCCCCAAATCTCTGGCCAGACGGGGCTGACGCCTTTCGGAGAACGATCCAGAGTTACTATTCAGACGCCTGCTCAGTTGCCATTCGCGTTTTGCGCGCGATTGCGATTGCCATCGGTAGGGATCCAAACAGTTTTGATGCCGCCTTTGATACACCAATGGCGCTGCTGCGCGGTAACTTCTATCCGCAACGCCCTGATTGGGCGGGAGAAAAGGACTTTGGTATCGGCGCGCATACGGATTATGGCTGCCTGACTTTGCTGGCCACGGACGGCACTCCGGGTCTGGAAGTTCGTATGCCTGATGGCGATTGGCAAGCTGTAAACGCCACGCCGGGACAATTCATAATCAATTTCGGGGAGATGCTGGAGTTTTGGACGGCAGGAGAAGTCAAAGCGACCGAGCATAGGGTCAAAGGCAGCGTGAACGAGAGGATCTCGGTTCCGTTGTTCTTTAATCCTTCTTACGACACAAATGTTGCGCCGCCGGGTTCATGCGCCACGATCCGCGCCGGAGAGCACCTGACGCGGCGATTTAATGAGACCTACGTCCACCTAAAAGCTGCGAGTTAG